The Quercus lobata isolate SW786 chromosome 4, ValleyOak3.0 Primary Assembly, whole genome shotgun sequence genome segment AgattccagagagaattttgagagagaaaccctagagaaaaacaagattgattcatccacaattttcacatagagactcttcaacttcctctactctcttcctttccattgtcaaatccttaagaggtacattaccaaaactttttctcaccatacccatatctatgaggatgtcatttggtgtttgggaagcagttaagaagggaccaattttaTATTGGTAGAtgttatggtcaagtagcggaatccagcaTAAataagaaataggttcggcgtaacctcattagagtagaagcttggagggcttaggtacattgggtagattaagcttggagggtcttctgctgttcatgtatcccaactacattctttagtggattgtttaccacttggagggcggcagagaggttttacgccgaaggcttcggtttcctcttcgataacacatcgagtgttgtccttgtgtttgcatctctcttcctttaatcttttccatttaatttctgctgtggatgtgattttatttgatttagattgtttatcaattttgtattaagcttatgttcatttaccacacattaattgtttgatattaagcttgaattggtaatttgtaaattgggggtctaaacgttcaaagtgttttatacacttattgaactttcactaagttttcaaaaaaaaaaaaatacagatttCTCAAATTGGTTAGATTTGGAGCTTTATACATgtttattttctcttattttcttctttttcaacaaaaataaaagcatgaaaatttaatttcctataattttttttttggtagatagTTGATATGAAATATAATATGTACGTTTTTTGACCCTttaaacacaagttgtttaacctaatattaagcCAATTTAATTAACAAGTTCATTAAtaagatctaggttaaacacattcaaatcatatcatgtaaatagtgcgaaaatataaagaacacacaatatgataacctagaAAAATCAAACTAGTAAAAAATCTGGAgatgatttaacctagctatcctcaaggtaaaacaaatccactatgaaagaattgaagtttgtacaataagacttagaccactagcATCCTATTTCTACCTCGAGtaaaaaacttactaccacaaccacgTGACAATTCCGAGttcacagactacttctttctttgattcctagcaaccacaagttctcctacttgtgttttttttaagctcttgaaacagCAACTAAAGAGATCGTCAAGTTCTTAACATCAATCTtaatcttgataaccctaagtgtgtatgaaggtaaacacctctagatctcatagAATATTCACACACATAACATATCAACAACgtctaaaacgtggctagggtttttccttttacacttgaagcaaaacataaaaccctacatgtcatatGGGCTTAGGCTAAGCTacaaattctgcaaaaaaaaatctgcacgAGGTTCGATTGATAGAGTCtaatggtttgccaacacattacacattgaagttctaatacatttagttcctaaagtcttagaacctaacataatACTTGGATCAAAAGCAgcaattattttcttatatatatatatatatatatatgtatatgatgATTATTAACACAGTTAATTATGGCCAGATGGAGGATCGAAGACGTGGGTATGGATTGTAATTTTCACAACCATGGTTCAACTTGTGATTTTTTGCTGCATATTATGTTATCTACTCAAACGGAGAAAAGTTGTACTTCAAGGTAGATagtttgtgtgtatatatatatatatatatatatatatacatattgaaTTTACCTATTTCTTGATCATTTAATATGATATAAGCAAATTATGATGTTCTATGGAAATTTAAACAGGGAGTAATGAAACAAACCAAGCAAATGGATTGCTTGATTTGGTAAAATTGGATACATCTATCAACATCAATGAAATTACAAATGATGGGGAGAAGGTGGCTGATTTCAGTGTAATCAACTACACATGTATCGTGGCTGCAACAAACAACTTCTcattagaaaacaagcttgaAGAAGGGGGTTTTGGACCTGTTTATAAGGTAACTTCTatataattttctataaaaattagttttaattaatttataccTAAGCTTAATTAAACCTTTTTAATCATCACATCAGGGAAAATTGgcagggggaaaaaaatagcaGTAAAGCGATTTGGAAGAAATTCTGGACAATGAATACTTGAGTTCAAGAATGAGTTGATTGTCATGCTTAAACTCCATCATATAAATCTTGTCAAACTTATTGGTTTTTGCATTCATGGAGAAGAGAGGATGCTAATCTATGAGATTATGTCCAACAAAAGTTTAGATTACTTTCTATTTGGTTATTGAAACATCGACACTTATGTAAGACTTCCTCTGCTTaattacacacaaaaaaaaaaagtatttatttaaATCACCTTTCCCAGATTATTGGTCACATAAATTGTTTATATTGAATAGATCCGAACAGGAGCAAGTTTCTAGATTGGAAAAAACGTTTCAACATAATTGAAGGAATTGCTCATGGATTGCTCTACCTCCATAAAtactcaagaacaaaaattattcaTAGAGACTTAAAAGCTAGTAACATACTACTTGACAAGAACATGAATCCCAAGATTTCTAATTTTGGCATGGCAAAAATATTCAAGCTGGATGAATTGGAAGCAAACACTAATAGAATTGTTGGAACATAGTAAGTTAACAATACATTCCTATTCTTCTGATAATTGAAGTTCttattaaaatactaattttacTTATGctcaattaaataatttatgaaatgaaaatatatattttgttttgacgTAGTGGTTATATGTCTCCGGAGTATGTTATGGAAGATGTGTTATCTATAAAAACTGACGTTTATAGCTTTGGAATCTTAATGCTTGAAATTGTGAGTGGTAGAAAAAACAATAGTATCTACAATGTTGATTGCACACTCATCTAGCTAGATATGTATGTCAATTAAATTTAAgctttggattttatttattttcatagttATTTATGCTTCTAATATTGTAAATGATTGTAACCTTTTTTATAGGCATGGGATTTATGGAAAGAAAGTCAAGGGCTACAACTTATAGATCCAACGATAAGTAATCCATGTGTCAGATATAAACTGTTGAGATGGATCCATATTGGTCTTCTATGTATACAGAATAGTACCAATGATTGGCCCACCATGTCAGATGTGCTATCTATGTTAACAAATGAAGGTACAACATTGCCTTTACCAAAAAATCCACCACTTTCTTTTGAATGAAATGTAATTAGGGCAACTATGTGtaataaaaactcaaaagttcTTTCAGTGGATTGCTTGTCCACTTCTGTTAGGGCGGATTATATAGAGATGATATTTATCTttcgttttcctgcaaatttgtTTGGTGGGCAAAGGTTGAGTAGAGGATTGTCAATTCCATATTTCCACGTAACCATTCCTAATAAATACTGATTCTGCTATTTTCACCTTACAAGTTTCAACTAAGCTACAAATGTGCAATTTTCTTGTCTTATAGttatcatctttctttttcttattattattattatttaattataacatTTCTTGTTGAAAATTCTATGTCTTTGACGCATTTATGTGAGTAATATATTtgctaaattaattaattaacacaGTTAATGAAGTTCATTTTGGtgtctttgatttttttatttttttttattttgaaaagatgGGGTCTTTGAAGTTCAATAAACAAACAAGGAAAATCCCAAATTAATGATCATATATATGAGTTATTTCATTTTAGCACAATAAACAAACAAGGAAAATCCCAAATTACTGCAGGATATTACTATAGGCTCAAGTCAAGGTTTGCATCCGGGACTGGGAGGtcattttttggcaaaaaagttttaaataccAGAGTCGCATCAAGGTGGAACATGAACATCCCATAAAAATGAAAGAGTTGCGAGGGTggtaagttttttctttttttctttttttcttttttttttttgggggggggggggggggtggacgGTGGTGGAGGGGGTATCTCATGTCAGATTGACATCATATTAAGATTAGCATTGTCCCTGCGTAAGGATGACACGCATAAATTGAGACATCATATATGTATTTTcttctgaaaagaaaaaaagaaaagaaaagaaaaatatatatatatacatatgtattttttgaataaaagttaattaatcacTAATATATTGCTTATTTcttaaccatttttttcttgcaattgtTTTGCCATGTTATGATTTAGATTAGgccaattttgtttatattgttattaaaaatcaatttgtattattatttttcaaaaacacatcTGAAATAACTTTTTTCCGAAAATTAGATCAGAACAAACTTACCACAacttttagagagaaaaaagtgtaCTGGATTGCTTTATGTTTTTTCCCTTGAACAAAGAATAACAAAGAACTAGTACGATGCAAACAGAAAGTTACAAAAACCAAATCGCAATTGCTTTAAGAACCAATAACATTTTCTACAAGGGTTTCTTAAATCCACAAAGAGAGTTATTAGAATACCCCAAAAAATAGAGTGACAAAactcttaaattttattaaagtgAATACAACTTTTATTTAAAGGTTTGGAGGAAAATTTACTGACTcttgtaaaatttaattgataagaaaatatattctaaaacaTATCCTTATTAATACCCTACCATAATAGGGCTCTAATTTTACtagtaaaacataaaatacaCATTAAATCAAGGAAATAATAGTTTTAaacctaaaatttcaaaaaattgcataaaaaaatttcaaactttaccGTGATTTTTATAGCCATCAATTGCTTGCattataaatattatagtaTTCCTTATTAAAAAGCtttatattctttctttttttccctttttctttttgataggaatactgaaaatgatattattaaagCAATTAAATTGTTACATTGTGGATAAGAGCTTGTTCTAGAAAGCAAGGCATCTCTTCAATCcatgcaataaaatcaacaatgcCAAGAGCATGTTTTGCTAGTAAGTGAGCCGGCCTATAACGTTGTCTCTTAACGTGAGAAACTTCCACCCTACGGAAGCCCTTACTGAGATCCATAATGCCTTGTACAATTGCCAAGACTGCGGATGGTGGAGTAGATGTTCCATTCAGAGCTTGGACCGTAATTAAAGAGTCACTTTCCACCACAATATCTTGGATTCCGATGTCTTGTGTGAACAACAACCCTACCTCAACAGCCTTGGATTTGGCCTCAATAGCACATAAAGGAGCATTTAAGTTTCTGCACATCGTAGCCTCCATTCTACCCAACTCATCTCTGACAATCACACCCACACCTGCCTTCTTGTTTGCTATAGCTACCGTGCCatcaacatttattttaaaCAAGTTCTGTGGTGGTGGGGCCGATGTTATGATTCTCTGCATATTATTCCCGAAGTTGGTTTGTGCTTCAGTAACAGCACTATATTCCTCCAGGTAGTTTGCTGCCCAATTCACCAACATGTTTCCTAGCTTTTTCTAGGCTCCTAATCTTGCTTCATTTCTATCATGCCACATTACCCAGGTTAAAATGATCACCCAAGCCACCTTGTCCACATCTACTTGGTCTACCATAAGCATCTTCCACAACAGATCATATAAGGAAGTCATAGAGAAAGCTCCACCTGGTAACACTATTTTTGAGCATGTTCACACCTCACATGCCCTTGGACAAGAGATGAAAGTATGACCCATTGTTTCCGCCTCCAACCTACACCCATCACAGAGGCTGTCTTGCACCACCTTGCGCTTTAGAAGGTTCACCTTGGTGGGGAGTACATAATGACATGCTCGCCATGTGAAGTGTCTAGTCTTATGTGGAAGAGGAAGGGCCTAGATCCTTTTCCAGAATTGCCAAACTAGACTTATATTCGAGCTAATGCCACTGTTGGGATTTGATGAGAGTCTTATTGCTACTACATATGCACTATGAACGCTGAATTTTCCATTAGGTGATTCAGTCCATACCAGCTTATCTTCCGAAAAACAGGAACTTAGAGGTATGCTTTGTATAATGTCAACCTCATATGGAAGAAATAAGGCAGCCAAGACATCTGGTTTCCATCTGACATTTTCGTGATCTATAAGCTCCCCCACTAGTGTATCCGAATGCAGAAACAACCTAAGAGAAGCCACTCTATGAGTCAGGGCTGAAGGCAGCCACTTATCACCCCATATTTGAATATTTCTACCATTGCCAACCCTCCATTTGATCCCTTCCCTAACCATGGTTTGAGCAGCCATGATGCTTCGCCATATGACAAGTTGTTCCCCATAGACACTTCAATAAACTCACATGTAGGGAAGTATTTGGCCTTGAATACCCTGTATACCAAGGATGTGTGATTCGTTTGCAACCTCCACCCTTGCTTAGCTAGAAGAGCcaatttgaattgtttcaacTTCTTGAAACCCATACCTCCACTAGATTTTGATTCACACATTTTCTCCTAGCTTAGCCAAGCAATCTTCTTCTCATCTACtttttgtccccaccaaaaattccttaTCATGCTAGTTAGGTCGTCGCATAGGGAATCCAGAATTTTGAATCAGCTCATTGTGTAGGTGGGAATTTCTTGTGCCACTACCTTAATCAACACCTCCTTGCCCACCTTAGATAGCATCTTCTCCTTCTAGCCTGCTAGTTTCTTACCCAGCTTTTCCTTTATATCATTGAAGGGGTTTCGCTTGTTCTTGACCACCAAGGAAGGTAAGCCTACGTATTTCTCATGTTGTTTAATCACTTGTGCTCCAAATCTCCTTTTAATTTCTTCCTTGATAGTGAAAGGGGTGTTGCTGCTTAAAAAGAGGGAGGTTTTTACTTTATTTAGTTGTTGACCCAAAGCTCTCTTGTACACTTGTAAGACCTTCTGAAGTGCATCGCATTCTTCAAGAGAAACTTTACAAAATATGAGACTGTCATCTGTAAAAAATAGGTGAGATAATTTGGGGCCCCCCTGGCACTCCGAGACTCCTTTCATGCTGCCACTAGCCACTGAAGCTTTTATAAGAGCTGAAAGCCCTCTGCACACAACAAGAAAAGATATGGTGATAAAGGGTCACATTGACGGATACCCCTTGAAGGAAAAATATGGCCTTTAGGACTACCATTGATTTTGATAGAATAAGTAACAAACCTCACACACCTCATAACCAGCCCCCTCCACCTCTCATCAAAGCCCAACTTCTCCATAATTTTCTCCAAACACCTCCATTCTACCCTATTATACGCTTTACTCATATCAAGTTTAAGTGTCATCTCCCCCACTTTTCCAGTTTTCTTATTGCTAATGTGATGCATAGTTTCAAAATCAACAATTACATTGTCAGTGATTAACCTACCGTGCACAAATGAAATTTGGGTTTCACTAATAATAGAGGGTAGAATCTTTTTCAGCCTATTTGCAATAACCTTAGATACGATCTTATAAACGACATTGCATAGGTTTATTGGCCTATAATCAGTCACCCTTTTAGGTTCCTTGACCTTTGGAATCAACACAATATGAGTTTCATTGAAGTTAGCTGGAGAGATACCATAGTTTAGGAAGTCAAGTACCATTTTTGAGACCATATCACCACAGGTAGGCCAAAAGTGCTGAAagaaaagaggggggggggggtatccCATTCGGGCCCGGCACTTTGAGCAAATACATTTGCTTTAGAGCAGCCTTCACCTCCTACACACTATATTCTTTGGTAATTTGTTGATTCATGGCAGGGGTTACCTTCCTTTGGACGGCAGTGGGGTTGTTTGTCTGGAAGAGGCTTTAATAATATCCCACTACAATCTCCTCAACCTTATTCCCCTCCTTCTGCCACACATCTTCATCATCTAGCATACCTACAATGAGATTCTTTTTTTGTCTAAAAGAAGCCTTTGCATGGAAAAAGCTTGTATTCCTATCCCCAGCTTGGAACTAGTTTAGCCTTGACCGTTGTCTCCACATTGCATCCTCATTGTCAAGCCAATTGTTCAATTCAGACCTAGTACTTCTCAAAGCTTAATTAATCTCAATTGATGAGGGTTGAAGCTCAAGCCATTCTACTTTCTTTTGAAGTTCAGCCACCGTCTTACTGACATGTCCAAATTCCTTTTTATTCCAATCATCTAGACTAGACCGAAATTACTCCAAGCAGTTCTGCAACACATTGCCTTCTATTGTTATCAACCCTTCTAGCCATGCGTCATTCACCACTTGCTTACATCATTGGTCTTTCAACAACATCGATTCAAACTAGAAAAGTTTCTTCAGTCTTCTACCCTTTGGTTTTGGTACCATACGTAGTAACAGGGGAGCATGGTCTGAAACCAATGATGATATGTGGTATAACTTTGCCATAGGTAACAAACTAATCCACTCAAGAGTTGCT includes the following:
- the LOC115985919 gene encoding uncharacterized protein LOC115985919 — translated: MLVNWAANYLEEYSAVTEAQTNFGNNMQRIITSAPPPQNLFKINVDGTVAIANKKAGVGVIVRDELGRMEATMCRNLNAPLCAIEAKSKAVEVGLLFTQDIGIQDIVVESDSLITVQALNGTSTPPSAVLAIVQGIMDLSKGFRRVEVSHVKRQRYRPAHLLAKHALGIVDFIAWIEEMPCFLEQALIHNVTI